One window from the genome of Lysobacter helvus encodes:
- a CDS encoding putative bifunctional diguanylate cyclase/phosphodiesterase translates to MSVRFGLQAKFLAGMAIVFVGVLALIGLMWQRQTSMQEEVSSLGRESMRELVSDRLKRRGESAVAQLADSLTNPMYYSDLDAIGNIARAAMRQPDVAYVIVFDPQGRIVHDGSGDIPAYGQPMNDPFAFEVVSARSPHTQSSDRIVDIASPIMIGDQRLGGVRVGYSLAAMRSDEDRATQAMRTRLDEIARRHLGWIALLGAALLALGAIVVGLVQRTLVRPIRQLADVAHEIESGNFEADAPVTTRGDEVGDLVRAFGRMSSSVARHDRDIRRMAYSDALTGLANRLAFRESLDRRLLQLRGAGRQLALLFADIDDFKRVNDTLGHDAGDEVLVQFANRIRETVERMGGEGAMLARFGGDEFVILIESVLSPTGNHGDVRTAASRLAEALVAELSRPIVVHDRQVFLGTSIGITLFPEDASGSTMLMKNGDIAMYQAKVAGKNCHRFYSRAMDQAVERRVRMEQDLRGAWERGELSLAYQPVYSLADGQLRGAEALLRWQHPEHGAIAPSVFIDVAEQSGLIEVIGPQVLRLACEDTMRWQQAHPSADQMFVSVNVSPRQLRSGDLPRQVATTLRDTGLEAARLHLELTETAVIGDEIHASGLLARLRASGVKIWLDDFGTGFSGLSHLRRVPVDGVKIDRSFIADVLRDPDDLALTTAIIAMAHSLGITVVAEGVEKEGQYAILRERGCDLAQGYWLGHPVSASDFSLLLA, encoded by the coding sequence ATGAGCGTGCGGTTCGGCCTGCAGGCGAAGTTCCTCGCCGGCATGGCCATCGTGTTCGTCGGCGTGCTCGCGCTGATCGGCCTGATGTGGCAGCGGCAGACCTCGATGCAGGAAGAGGTGTCGAGCCTCGGCCGCGAATCCATGCGCGAGCTGGTGTCCGACCGCCTCAAGCGCCGCGGCGAAAGCGCGGTGGCGCAGCTTGCCGATTCGCTGACCAACCCGATGTACTACTCGGACCTGGACGCGATCGGCAACATCGCGCGCGCCGCGATGCGCCAGCCGGACGTGGCGTACGTGATCGTGTTCGATCCGCAGGGCCGCATCGTGCACGACGGTTCCGGCGACATCCCCGCGTACGGCCAGCCGATGAACGACCCCTTCGCGTTCGAAGTGGTGTCCGCGCGCTCGCCGCACACGCAGAGTTCCGATCGCATCGTCGACATCGCCAGCCCGATCATGATCGGCGACCAGCGCCTGGGCGGCGTGCGCGTGGGCTATTCGCTCGCGGCGATGCGCAGCGACGAAGACCGCGCGACGCAGGCGATGCGCACGCGGCTGGACGAGATCGCGCGCCGGCACCTCGGCTGGATCGCCTTGCTCGGTGCGGCGTTGCTCGCGCTCGGCGCGATCGTGGTCGGCCTGGTGCAGCGCACGCTGGTGCGCCCGATCCGGCAGCTGGCCGACGTCGCGCACGAAATCGAAAGCGGCAACTTCGAAGCCGACGCGCCGGTGACCACGCGCGGCGATGAAGTCGGCGACCTCGTGCGCGCGTTCGGCCGCATGAGCAGCAGCGTGGCGCGCCACGACCGCGACATCCGCCGCATGGCCTACAGCGATGCGCTGACGGGCCTGGCCAATCGCCTCGCATTCCGCGAAAGCCTGGACCGCCGCCTGCTGCAGTTGCGCGGCGCGGGCCGGCAGCTCGCGCTGCTGTTCGCCGACATCGACGACTTCAAGCGCGTCAACGACACGCTGGGCCACGACGCGGGCGACGAAGTACTGGTGCAGTTCGCCAACCGCATCCGCGAAACCGTCGAACGCATGGGCGGCGAAGGCGCGATGCTCGCGCGCTTCGGCGGCGACGAGTTCGTGATCCTGATCGAGAGCGTGCTCTCGCCCACCGGCAACCACGGCGACGTGCGCACCGCGGCGAGCCGCCTGGCCGAAGCGCTGGTCGCCGAATTGAGCCGGCCGATCGTGGTGCACGACCGCCAGGTGTTCCTCGGCACGTCCATCGGCATCACGTTGTTCCCGGAAGACGCGTCGGGTTCGACGATGCTGATGAAGAACGGCGACATCGCGATGTACCAGGCGAAGGTCGCCGGCAAGAATTGCCACCGCTTCTACTCGCGCGCGATGGACCAGGCGGTCGAACGCCGCGTGCGCATGGAGCAGGATTTGCGCGGTGCGTGGGAACGCGGCGAGCTGAGCCTGGCGTACCAGCCCGTCTACAGCCTCGCCGACGGCCAGTTGCGCGGCGCCGAAGCGCTGCTGCGCTGGCAGCATCCCGAACATGGTGCGATCGCGCCGTCGGTGTTCATCGACGTGGCGGAGCAGAGCGGCCTGATCGAAGTCATCGGGCCGCAGGTGTTGCGCCTGGCGTGCGAAGACACGATGCGCTGGCAGCAGGCGCATCCGTCGGCGGACCAGATGTTCGTGTCGGTGAATGTGTCGCCGCGCCAGTTGCGCAGCGGGGATTTGCCGCGGCAGGTGGCGACGACGTTGCGCGATACGGGGCTGGAAGCCGCGCGCCTGCATCTCGAACTCACCGAGACTGCGGTCATCGGCGACGAGATCCACGCGAGCGGGTTGCTGGCGCGACTGCGCGCGTCGGGCGTGAAGATCTGGCTCGACGATTTCGGCACGGGGTTCTCGGGGCTGAGCCATCTGCGCCGGGTGCCGGTGGATGGGGTGAAGATCGATCGCAGCTTCATCGCGGATGTGTTGCGCGATCCGGACGATCTGGCGCTGACGACGGCCATCATTGCGATGGCGCATTCGCTCGGCATCACGGTGGTGGCGGAGGGCGTGGAGAAGGAGGGGCAGTACGCGATCCTGCGCGAGCGCGGGTGCGATCTGGCGCAGGGGTATTGGCTGGGGCATCCGGTGAGTGCTTCGGATTTCTCTTTGTTGCTGGCCTGA
- the secF gene encoding protein translocase subunit SecF, whose translation MKIFPLTLLPNDANINFMRLRWASITLAALLMFGAIGAMAFKGFNYALDFTGGALVEVRTDQPVDIDDIRKDLGKQGYDSAQVQTYGSGNELLVRLQPREGESSTQATTHAKEAVTRALTTAGATNPHILRSEFVGPQIGRELARNGAYALAFVVIGFLFYIAFRFQRKFALAAIIATLHDVVVVAGWFAITGHEFDLTVLAGVLSVMGYSINDTIVVFDRVRENFRGMRASPYEVLNKSVNQTLSRTVITSFVAFLTVLALYIYGGGSLRGMAESQIIGIIVGTLSSIFVACPLLLWFGVTKQDLLPKAQDEAALARRP comes from the coding sequence ATGAAGATTTTCCCGCTGACGCTGTTGCCGAACGACGCCAACATCAATTTCATGCGGCTGCGCTGGGCGTCCATCACCCTCGCGGCGCTGCTGATGTTCGGTGCGATCGGCGCCATGGCCTTCAAGGGCTTCAACTACGCCCTCGACTTCACCGGCGGTGCGCTGGTGGAAGTGCGCACCGACCAGCCGGTCGACATCGACGACATCCGCAAGGACCTGGGCAAGCAGGGCTACGACAGCGCGCAGGTGCAGACCTACGGCTCCGGCAACGAACTGCTGGTCCGCCTGCAGCCGCGCGAAGGCGAGTCGAGCACGCAGGCCACCACGCACGCCAAGGAAGCGGTGACGCGCGCGCTGACCACCGCGGGGGCGACCAACCCGCACATCCTGCGCAGCGAATTCGTCGGCCCGCAGATCGGCCGCGAGCTGGCCCGAAACGGTGCGTACGCGCTCGCGTTCGTCGTGATCGGCTTCCTGTTCTACATCGCGTTCCGCTTCCAGCGGAAGTTCGCACTGGCCGCGATCATCGCCACGCTGCACGACGTGGTCGTCGTGGCGGGCTGGTTCGCGATCACCGGGCACGAGTTCGACCTCACGGTGCTCGCCGGCGTGCTGTCGGTGATGGGCTACTCGATCAACGACACGATCGTGGTGTTCGACCGCGTGCGCGAGAACTTCCGCGGCATGCGCGCCTCGCCGTACGAAGTGCTGAACAAGTCGGTCAACCAGACGCTCTCGCGTACGGTGATCACCTCGTTCGTCGCCTTCCTCACGGTGCTCGCGCTGTACATCTACGGCGGCGGTTCGCTGCGCGGCATGGCCGAGTCGCAGATCATCGGCATCATCGTCGGCACGCTGTCGTCGATCTTCGTCGCGTGCCCGCTGCTGCTGTGGTTCGGCGTGACGAAGCAGGACCTGTTGCCGAAGGCGCAGGACGAGGCGGCGTTGGCGCGTCGCCCGTAA
- the yajC gene encoding preprotein translocase subunit YajC, producing the protein MDLLDLLIPSAHAQSAAPAATGTSMLSTLALPIIFIAVMYFLMIRPQMKRQKDHRAMLDKLQRGDEVITSGGIAGTVTEMGDNFVSVEVANGVQLRVQRGAIANVLPKGTLKSA; encoded by the coding sequence ATGGACCTGCTCGACCTGCTGATCCCCTCCGCCCATGCCCAGTCGGCCGCGCCCGCCGCCACCGGCACCAGCATGCTGTCCACGCTGGCCCTGCCGATCATCTTCATCGCGGTGATGTACTTCCTCATGATCCGCCCGCAGATGAAGCGGCAGAAGGACCATCGCGCGATGCTCGACAAGCTGCAGCGCGGCGACGAGGTGATCACCAGCGGCGGCATCGCCGGCACCGTCACCGAGATGGGCGACAACTTCGTTTCCGTGGAAGTGGCCAACGGCGTGCAGCTGCGCGTGCAGCGCGGCGCCATCGCCAACGTCCTGCCCAAGGGCACGCTCAAGTCCGCGTAA
- the secD gene encoding protein translocase subunit SecD, with amino-acid sequence MLTFPRWKYFAILLVLILSTLYALPNAYPLDPSVQVTAARAGGVAIDKALRDRVAAELTKAHITADSVAIESKDNLLVRLPDPNVQTRAADMLRPLLGGDYVVALSLAPTAPKWLDWFGAKPMPRGLDLQGGVHFAMEVDQKAAIDKRMDAFQEDIRATFREKRILYSSVSRTGPATIGITLKEGADNDKAQNELRRMFPTYQVGGEATRLAITVPDAGLRQLATEAIEQNLTTLRNRVNNLGVAEPVIQRQGTDRVVIQLPGLQDTAEAKRQIGATATLEFRAVVGDEAQAAAALADNRVPPDARIYYDQFHRPLLLSKRLLVSGDQLVNAVPGIDAQRGVPNVSITLDSTGGQRMLDHTIDNVGNRLGIVYVERIPETKIVDGKEVHSSRIDERVISSSTIQGVFGKDFQTTGLSREEAQSLAKQLKAGALAAPMSFVEERVVGPSLGAENVKRGTTAVLYSFLFALGFFLLYYRMFGLITCLSLLLNLLMVIAVMSLPFIGATMSLPGFAGLALTVGMSVDANVLINERIREELRAGMPPQAAIATGYDRASGTIFDSNMTALLAGLALLLFGTGPLKGFALTMIIGILTSVFTAVTVSRAMATLVYGGRRKPKSIAI; translated from the coding sequence ATGCTCACCTTTCCGCGCTGGAAATATTTCGCCATCCTGCTGGTGCTGATCCTCAGCACCCTGTACGCGTTGCCCAACGCGTACCCGCTGGACCCGTCCGTGCAGGTCACCGCGGCGCGCGCCGGGGGCGTGGCGATCGACAAGGCGCTGCGCGACCGCGTGGCGGCCGAGCTGACGAAGGCCCACATCACCGCCGATTCGGTGGCGATCGAGAGCAAGGACAACCTGCTGGTGCGCCTGCCGGACCCGAACGTGCAGACGCGCGCGGCCGACATGCTGCGCCCGCTGCTGGGCGGCGACTACGTCGTCGCGCTGAGCCTGGCGCCCACCGCGCCGAAGTGGCTCGACTGGTTCGGCGCCAAGCCCATGCCGCGCGGCCTCGACCTGCAGGGCGGCGTGCACTTCGCGATGGAAGTGGACCAGAAGGCGGCGATCGACAAGCGCATGGATGCCTTCCAGGAAGACATCCGCGCCACGTTCCGCGAAAAGCGCATCCTCTATTCGTCGGTGAGCCGCACCGGCCCGGCGACCATCGGCATCACGCTCAAGGAAGGCGCCGACAACGACAAGGCGCAGAACGAATTGCGCCGCATGTTCCCGACCTACCAGGTGGGCGGCGAAGCCACGCGCCTGGCGATCACCGTGCCCGACGCCGGCCTGCGCCAGCTCGCCACCGAGGCGATCGAGCAGAACCTCACCACGCTGCGCAACCGCGTCAACAACCTGGGCGTCGCCGAGCCGGTGATCCAGCGCCAGGGCACCGACCGCGTCGTGATCCAGCTGCCCGGCCTGCAGGACACCGCCGAAGCCAAGCGCCAGATCGGCGCGACCGCCACGCTGGAATTCCGCGCCGTCGTCGGCGACGAAGCGCAGGCCGCCGCCGCGCTGGCCGACAACCGCGTCCCGCCGGACGCGCGCATCTACTACGACCAGTTCCACCGTCCGCTGCTGCTCTCCAAGCGCCTGCTCGTGTCCGGCGACCAGCTGGTCAACGCGGTGCCCGGCATCGACGCGCAGCGCGGCGTGCCCAACGTCAGCATCACGCTCGACAGCACGGGTGGCCAGCGCATGCTGGACCACACGATCGACAACGTCGGCAACCGCCTCGGCATCGTGTACGTCGAGCGCATCCCGGAGACGAAGATCGTCGACGGCAAGGAAGTGCATTCCTCGCGCATCGACGAGCGCGTGATCAGCTCTTCGACGATCCAGGGCGTGTTCGGCAAGGACTTCCAGACCACCGGCCTGTCGCGCGAAGAAGCGCAGAGCCTGGCCAAGCAGCTGAAGGCCGGTGCGCTCGCCGCGCCCATGAGCTTCGTCGAAGAACGCGTCGTCGGCCCGAGCCTCGGCGCCGAGAACGTCAAGCGCGGCACCACCGCGGTGCTGTACTCGTTCCTCTTCGCGCTGGGCTTCTTCCTGCTGTACTACCGCATGTTCGGCCTGATCACCTGCCTCTCGCTGCTGCTCAACCTGCTGATGGTGATCGCGGTGATGTCGTTGCCCTTCATCGGCGCGACGATGAGCCTGCCGGGCTTCGCAGGTTTGGCATTGACCGTCGGCATGTCGGTCGACGCGAACGTGCTGATCAACGAACGTATCCGAGAGGAGTTGCGGGCGGGCATGCCACCACAGGCCGCCATCGCCACCGGTTACGACCGCGCCTCCGGCACGATCTTCGACTCCAACATGACGGCGCTGCTCGCCGGCCTGGCGCTGCTGCTGTTCGGCACCGGCCCGCTGAAGGGCTTCGCGCTGACCATGATCATCGGCATCCTGACCTCGGTGTTCACGGCCGTGACGGTGTCGCGCGCCATGGCGACGCTGGTGTACGGCGGCCGCCGCAAGCCCAAGTCCATCGCGATCTGA
- the tgt gene encoding tRNA guanosine(34) transglycosylase Tgt codes for MSRMQFQFLGQDGAARRGRLHFPRGTVETPAFMPVGTYGSVKGVLPDQVRALGAEIILGNTFHLYLRPGLEIIEAHGGLHGFTGWRGPILTDSGGFQVFSLAHRRKITEQGVTFAAPTDGSTVFLGPEESMRIQKVLDSDIVMIFDECTPYPATEDVARKSMELSLRWAERSKRAHEGNDAALFGIVQGGVHHALRDQSAAGLRALGFDGYAIGGLAVGEPEAERNAMLDHTCPQLPDDRPRYLMGVGRPEDLVEAVARGVDMFDCVMPTRNARNGHYFTATGTVRIRNAKYEKDLRPIEEGCGCVACAGGYTRAYLRHLDRCNEMLAPMLGTLHNLWYYEKLMADMRAAIEAGTFQAFRESFHAART; via the coding sequence GTGAGCCGCATGCAGTTTCAATTCCTCGGCCAGGATGGCGCCGCGCGCCGCGGCCGCCTGCATTTCCCGCGCGGCACGGTGGAAACGCCGGCGTTCATGCCGGTGGGCACGTATGGCTCGGTGAAAGGCGTGCTGCCCGACCAGGTGCGCGCGCTGGGCGCGGAGATCATCCTCGGCAACACGTTCCACCTCTACCTGCGCCCGGGCCTGGAGATCATCGAAGCGCACGGTGGCCTGCATGGCTTCACCGGCTGGCGCGGGCCCATCCTCACCGACTCCGGCGGCTTCCAGGTCTTCTCGCTCGCGCATCGCCGCAAGATCACCGAGCAGGGCGTCACCTTCGCCGCGCCGACCGATGGCTCCACCGTGTTCCTCGGTCCCGAGGAAAGCATGCGGATCCAGAAGGTGCTCGACTCGGACATCGTGATGATCTTCGACGAATGCACGCCGTATCCGGCCACGGAAGACGTGGCGCGCAAGTCGATGGAACTGAGCCTGCGCTGGGCCGAACGCAGCAAGCGCGCGCACGAAGGCAACGACGCGGCGCTGTTCGGGATCGTGCAGGGCGGGGTGCACCACGCGTTGCGCGACCAGTCCGCCGCGGGCCTGCGCGCGCTCGGCTTCGACGGCTACGCCATCGGCGGCCTGGCGGTCGGCGAGCCCGAGGCCGAACGCAACGCGATGCTCGACCACACCTGCCCGCAGTTGCCCGACGACCGCCCGCGGTACCTGATGGGCGTGGGCCGGCCGGAAGACCTGGTCGAGGCGGTCGCCCGCGGCGTGGACATGTTCGATTGCGTGATGCCCACCCGCAACGCGCGCAACGGCCATTACTTCACCGCCACCGGCACCGTCCGCATCCGCAACGCCAAGTACGAGAAGGACCTGCGCCCGATCGAGGAGGGCTGCGGCTGCGTGGCCTGCGCCGGCGGCTATACGCGCGCCTACCTGCGCCACCTGGACCGCTGCAACGAGATGCTGGCGCCGATGCTCGGCACGCTGCACAACCTCTGGTACTACGAAAAACTCATGGCCGACATGCGCGCTGCCATCGAGGCGGGAACCTTCCAGGCGTTCCGCGAGTCCTTCCACGCCGCCCGCACCTGA
- a CDS encoding exopolysaccharide biosynthesis protein, with translation MVDPHDTQGDDEAHVRERGIRAILDDLAVGDPNDLLSLRDLLSGLGRRAFGMLLFACVLPAFIPIPIGGAISGPLTILIGLQLCIGMRKPWLPEFLAKRGPHRHALQKFDAKMSPWLAKLEHLIKPRMPQILDLRIASAVTGVLLVLLGILLSLPIPLTNYLFGVLLLAYALALLERDGALMLAAWIAGAIAVVVFGVLSGALVAQATKWIDYLI, from the coding sequence ATGGTTGATCCCCACGACACGCAAGGCGACGACGAAGCGCACGTCCGCGAACGCGGCATCCGCGCGATCCTCGACGACCTGGCGGTCGGCGACCCGAACGACCTGCTGAGCCTGCGCGATCTCCTGTCGGGCCTCGGCCGCCGCGCCTTCGGCATGCTCCTGTTCGCGTGCGTGCTGCCCGCCTTCATCCCGATCCCGATCGGCGGCGCGATCAGCGGCCCGCTGACCATCCTGATCGGCCTGCAGTTGTGCATCGGCATGCGCAAGCCCTGGCTCCCGGAATTCCTCGCCAAGCGCGGCCCGCATCGTCATGCATTGCAGAAGTTCGACGCCAAGATGTCCCCTTGGCTGGCGAAACTCGAACACCTGATCAAACCCCGCATGCCGCAGATCCTCGACCTGCGCATCGCCTCCGCAGTGACAGGCGTGTTGCTCGTGCTTCTCGGCATCCTCCTCTCCCTGCCGATCCCGCTCACGAACTACCTGTTCGGCGTCCTGCTGCTCGCATACGCACTCGCGCTGCTGGAACGCGACGGCGCACTGATGCTGGCCGCGTGGATCGCAGGCGCGATCGCAGTCGTCGTCTTCGGCGTGCTGTCCGGCGCCCTCGTGGCACAGGCCACCAAGTGGATCGACTACCTGATCTGA
- a CDS encoding RNA methyltransferase — protein MSEPAPSITPTPDLRIVLVGTQHPGNIGAAARAMKTMGLHHLVLVAPEKAPNHDTEAMAAGADDLVAAAPVHATLAEAVADCALVLGCTARSRRVQLEQLDPREAAARALGFAANGPVALVFGRERTGLDNNELQLCHAAVHIPSDPAFSSLNLAAAVQVMSYEVRMGLLGAPAPRAAVAESAPVREQLAPHAELEGFFAQLAEALDAIDFHKGRTPDSAMRKLRRLYLRAALDSAEVRLLRGILADTQRMAMLAGRGQGTGKPGDA, from the coding sequence ATGAGCGAACCGGCCCCGAGCATCACCCCCACGCCCGACCTGCGCATCGTGCTCGTCGGCACCCAGCATCCCGGCAACATCGGCGCCGCCGCGCGCGCGATGAAAACGATGGGATTGCACCACCTGGTGCTGGTCGCCCCCGAAAAGGCGCCCAACCACGACACCGAGGCCATGGCCGCGGGCGCCGACGACCTCGTCGCGGCCGCTCCCGTCCACGCCACGCTGGCCGAGGCCGTCGCCGATTGCGCGCTGGTCCTGGGCTGCACGGCGCGCAGCCGGCGGGTCCAGCTGGAACAGCTCGATCCGCGCGAAGCGGCCGCGCGGGCCCTCGGGTTCGCCGCGAACGGCCCGGTCGCCCTGGTCTTCGGCCGCGAACGCACGGGCCTGGACAACAACGAACTCCAGCTGTGCCACGCCGCGGTCCACATCCCGTCGGATCCCGCATTCAGTTCACTCAACCTGGCCGCGGCGGTGCAGGTCATGAGCTACGAGGTCCGCATGGGCCTGCTCGGCGCGCCGGCCCCGCGGGCCGCGGTGGCCGAATCGGCCCCCGTCCGCGAACAGCTCGCCCCGCACGCCGAACTCGAAGGCTTCTTCGCCCAACTGGCCGAAGCCCTGGATGCCATCGACTTCCACAAGGGGCGCACGCCCGATTCGGCCATGCGCAAGTTGCGCCGCCTGTACCTGCGGGCCGCGCTGGACAGCGCCGAGGTGCGGCTGCTGCGCGGCATCCTTGCCGACACCCAGCGCATGGCGATGCTCGCGGGGCGGGGGCAGGGGACCGGCAAACCGGGTGACGCGTAA
- a CDS encoding inositol monophosphatase family protein, with amino-acid sequence MQKPAVTVMVKAARAAGNVLLRHLNKLDALNVVEKDRMDYASEVDGLAEAEIIRELKRAMPDCAILGEETGSSGKGRQTFVIDPLDGTSNYLHGIPHWCVSIALVENGEPQHGVIFDPLRNELFTASRGSGAVLNDKKIRVSERKDLTGAMLITGFPPRERERLAPHLACIGELLKDAEDIRRTGSAALDLAYVACGRADGYFEAGVKPWDIAAGVLLVREAGGRVTDFRGAGTGPMDHRGVLGRQIVAGGLKLSESLQKGIVNSGYAKAF; translated from the coding sequence ATGCAGAAACCCGCAGTCACCGTCATGGTCAAGGCCGCCCGCGCGGCAGGCAATGTCCTGCTCCGCCACCTCAACAAGCTCGATGCGCTCAACGTGGTCGAAAAGGACCGCATGGACTACGCGAGCGAGGTCGATGGCCTGGCCGAGGCCGAGATCATCCGCGAGCTCAAGCGCGCGATGCCCGACTGCGCGATCCTCGGCGAGGAGACCGGCAGCAGCGGCAAGGGCCGCCAGACCTTCGTCATCGATCCGCTCGATGGCACCAGTAATTACCTGCACGGCATCCCGCACTGGTGCGTGTCGATCGCGCTGGTGGAAAACGGCGAACCGCAGCACGGCGTGATCTTCGATCCGCTGCGCAACGAGCTGTTCACCGCCAGCCGCGGCAGCGGCGCGGTGCTCAACGACAAGAAGATCCGCGTGTCCGAGCGCAAGGACCTCACCGGCGCGATGCTGATCACCGGCTTCCCGCCGCGCGAACGCGAACGCCTCGCCCCACACCTGGCGTGCATCGGCGAACTGCTGAAGGACGCCGAAGACATCCGCCGCACGGGTTCGGCCGCGCTGGACCTGGCGTACGTCGCTTGCGGCCGCGCCGATGGGTACTTCGAAGCCGGCGTGAAGCCGTGGGACATCGCCGCCGGCGTGTTGCTGGTGCGCGAAGCCGGTGGCCGCGTCACCGATTTCCGCGGCGCGGGCACGGGACCGATGGATCATCGCGGCGTGCTGGGTCGCCAGATCGTGGCCGGTGGCTTGAAGCTGAGCGAGTCGCTGCAGAAGGGCATCGTCAATTCGGGATACGCGAAAGCCTTTTGA
- a CDS encoding phosphate/phosphite/phosphonate ABC transporter substrate-binding protein yields MVALRRCLAALLVIFAAAGSPSPTRAATADDAHVLVLGRISDDPKAHYEQLKPLLDYVVPRMANVGIREGRILMAHDVQQMNSYLRRGRVDWVTETAGTGMLLQQGSGAKPLLITERDGVSQYTTVFFARRDSGIRSIDDLRGRSVAFQNPYSTSAYYVPAADVLDRGLPLEILLSPMDRPAPDGVGYLFARTELNIATWVHKRLVDVGVMSNLDWQNPQRVPLAFRADLVIVHETPSYPRALEMVRGGMDPKVEARLREVLVEASKDPDAREALLQFFKTTRFLPIDANSEHALERIGSGVKRIRAEVE; encoded by the coding sequence TTGGTTGCGCTCCGTCGCTGTCTCGCCGCGTTGCTGGTCATTTTCGCCGCGGCAGGCTCCCCATCCCCGACCCGTGCCGCGACCGCAGACGATGCGCACGTGCTCGTGCTCGGCCGCATCAGCGACGACCCCAAGGCGCACTACGAGCAGCTGAAGCCCTTGCTGGATTACGTCGTGCCGCGCATGGCCAACGTCGGCATCCGCGAAGGGCGGATCCTGATGGCGCACGACGTGCAACAAATGAATTCCTACCTGCGCCGCGGCCGCGTCGACTGGGTCACCGAGACCGCCGGCACCGGCATGCTGCTGCAGCAGGGCTCGGGCGCCAAGCCGCTGCTGATCACCGAACGCGACGGCGTGAGCCAGTACACGACGGTGTTCTTCGCGCGCCGCGACAGCGGCATCCGCTCGATCGACGACCTGCGCGGCCGCAGCGTCGCATTCCAGAATCCGTATTCCACCAGCGCCTATTACGTGCCCGCGGCGGACGTGCTCGATCGCGGCCTGCCGCTGGAAATCCTTCTGTCGCCGATGGACCGGCCCGCGCCCGATGGCGTCGGTTACCTCTTCGCGCGCACCGAACTCAACATCGCCACCTGGGTGCACAAGCGCCTGGTCGACGTCGGCGTGATGAGCAACCTGGACTGGCAGAACCCGCAGCGCGTGCCGCTCGCGTTCCGCGCGGACCTGGTGATCGTGCATGAAACGCCGTCCTATCCCCGCGCGCTGGAGATGGTGCGCGGCGGCATGGATCCGAAGGTGGAAGCGCGCCTGCGCGAAGTGCTGGTCGAGGCCTCGAAGGACCCCGACGCCCGCGAAGCGCTGCTGCAGTTCTTCAAGACCACGCGCTTCCTGCCGATCGACGCCAACAGCGAACACGCGCTGGAACGCATCGGCAGCGGCGTCAAGCGCATCCGCGCGGAGGTCGAATGA